One stretch of Armigeres subalbatus isolate Guangzhou_Male chromosome 2, GZ_Asu_2, whole genome shotgun sequence DNA includes these proteins:
- the LOC134214326 gene encoding UDP-glycosyltransferase UGT5-like, whose product MMASSLIPRLLFTVCIAISYHSVLHREAEAANILGVLPTWAKSHYIIGAEYMRSLALAGHNVTVVTPFQLADAPPSYREIVMDGILDASAGLEKNYFKYKEGSFIMILSMLYNGLADTTCNFVLKHPKVASLMKSDQQFDAVIVESFMTESIYGLAQHFNAPLIVFSTLGSNLWTNGLVGASAPFSTVAHLMLGLTDQMNFWERMLNTVVGISEQIYYEAVYLRRQKRFYDEAFPQASMSFEQQLKNTSLVLLNQHFAIGSARSYPPNMVEVGGIHIRKIQPLPEDLKQFLDEAPFGVIYFCMGSHIQSKHFPRNKRDIFLKVFSKLKQKVLWKYEDSSIQDVPRNVLIRSWMPQNDILAHPNVKMFITHGGLLGTMEALYHGKPIIGIPIFGDQLMNVEKAVRSGYGLQLDYEAISETNVERVIGTLLSDETFANKARQISNWFHDKPMTAAEAAVFWTEYVIRHRGAVQLRSPATDLMPWQYYLLDVGFALLGLGLISLIMVWKTVRVCSKLGKMLRKAKQE is encoded by the exons ATGATGGCCTCATCGCTGATACCGCGGCTACTATTTACCGTTTGCATCGCCATCAGTTACCATTCGGTGCTCCATCGTGAAGCCGAAGCTGCCAACATTTTGGGTGTTTTACCAACATGGGCCAAATCTCATTACATCATCGGGGCGGAGTATATGCGCTCGCTGGCTCTGGCAGGGCATAATGTGACCGTGGTGACACCTTTCCAGCTGGCGGATGCTCCACCGAGCTACCGCGAAATTGTGATGGATGGTATTTTGGATGCATCCGCTG GCTTGGAGAAAAACTATTTCAAATACAAGGAAGGCTCGTTCATAATGATCCTGTCGATGTTGTACAACGGCCTTGCAGACACAACATGCAATTTCGTTTTGAAACATCCTAAGGTTGCATCTTTGATGAAATCTGATCAACAGTTCGATGCGGTGATCGTGGAATCGTTTATGACAGAATCCATCTACGGATTGGCACAACACTTCAATGCACCGCTGATTGTATTCTCTACCTTGGGAAGCAATCTATGGACCAATGGACTGGTTGGTGCCTCCGCGCCATTTTCCACTGTGGCACACCTGATGCTTGGGCTTACTGATCAGATGAATTTTTGGGAAAGAATGCTTAATACGGTTGTTGGGATTTCGGAACAGATTTATTATGAAGCAGTATATCTACGAAGACAGAAGCGATTCTACGACGAAGCATTCCCTCAAGCAAGCATGAGTTTTGAACAGCAACTGAAGAATACATCATTAGTTCTGTTAAATCAACATTTTGCAATAGGCAGTGCTAGATCTTATCCACCAAATATGGTTGAAGTTGGTGGAATTCATATTCGAAAGATTCAGCCTTTACCGGAG GACCTCAAACAATTTCTGGATGAAGCGCCGTTCGGGGTGATATACTTCTGCATGGGATCTCACATCCAGTCGAAGCATTTCCCTAGGAACAAACGTGACATCTTCCTTAAGGTTTTCTCCAAACTGAAGCAGAAAGTTCTTTGGAAATACGAAGACAGCTCGATTCAAGACGTCCCTAGAAATGTTCTGATTCGATCATGGATGCCACAGAATGACATCCTCGCTCATCCCAACGTTAAAATGTTCATTACCCATGGGGGCCTCCTCGGAACGATGGAAGCACTGTACCACGGAAAACCAATCATCGGCATACCGATCTTCGGTGATCAGTTGATGAACGTGGAAAAGGCCGTTCGGTCCGGTTATGGGCTCCAGTTGGACTACGAGGCTATCAGTGAAACAAATGTCGAGCGAGTGATCGGAACACTTTTGTCTGATGAAACTTTCGCAAACAAGGCCCGCCAAATCTCCAACTGGTTTCACGATAAGCCGATGACGGCAGCCGAAGCAGCTGTCTTTTGGACAGAGTATGTGATAAGGCATCGAGGAGCGGTTCAGCTGCGTTCACCAGCGACGGATTTGATGCCGTGGCAGTATTATTTGCTGGATGTGGGCTTCGCTTTATTGGGGCTTGGACTGATCAGTTTGATAATGGTATGGAAAACTGTGAGGGTTTGTAGTAAGCTGGGAAAAATGTTGAGGAAAGCTAAGCAagaatga